The sequence aGACATCCACTATGAACTTGACCAATACCTTCCTGTTGTGGGCTGAATGGTAGTCCCAGAGATATGCTCACATCCTAATCTCTGGAACCTGAAAATGTTACCTCATTTGGACAAAGGGTCTTTTTCCAGATGTGATGAAGTTAATGATCTTGAGAtgagattatcttggattatccTAGTGGGCCCTAAATGCCGTCATAAGTCTCCTTATGAGCAAGAGTTTTGGGGAGGTCTGACACatagaggagaaggcagtgtgaTGAAAGAGGCAGAAACTGGAGTGATGTAGCCACAAGCCAAGGGGTGCTGGCAGCCCCCACAAGCTAGAAGAGGCCAGGAGAGGGGTTCACCCTCGAGCATCTGGAGGGAATATGACCCTGCTCATACCCTGATTCTGGATTTCTGGCtcccagaactgtaagagaataaatttctgttgtttcaagttTGTAGAAATTTGAAgccaccagaaactaatacaccTTCCAATAGATTAAGTGTCATTTTAAGGAAGTCAGTTTCTCTTGCTTGCAAACAAAGAACTCTAATTGTAACTGTTGttcatcatttcaaatatttactcTAATGAATTACGCTTTTTGGCCAATAATCAGCTGGATTCTTGTTCCTATCACTTacgtgctaagtcaattcagtcctgactgtttgcaatcctatggactgtgacctgccaggctcctctgtgcatggggattctccaggcaagaatactggagtgggtttccatgctcttctctgggggatcttcccgacccagggattgaacccgcatctcttatgtctcctgcactggcaggcaggttctttaccactagcaccaccatcgCTTATAATCTGTGCCTCATTGAAGACTAGAACCAGAGATTGCAGATTCTGAGTCACTCCACGTGTCACCCTCCATCCCCAGTCATCCAGAAAGCACATCAGGCAACCAGCTTCACACAGGCAGACACAGGTCCCTGGACCCAGACTCTTTATTTGCATCATGGTTTTCACTGATACACTGATCCCCTGTGTGGGACCCAAGGCCTtcgcacatgctgttccctctgcttgaaACACGCTTCCAGGTACCCTCATTGCCTGATTTGGTATTTATCCTTATGATGGGGTGACCACTTGCTTAGAAAAGTCTCCTCTGACCTTTTTGATTAATGGTCCCTGCTCCCTTACAGGCCTACAGTTCCCTTTACTTCATAAAATGATTACATATTTATGTGATTATTGGATTAAAATCCACTTCATCCAGTAGTCTATAAGCTTCATGAGGGTTAGGATACATATTTTGCTCCCCATTGTATCTCTGGAACCTAGTAAGCAGTTAATATAATTCAAAAGCCAGGTGGGTGATGTAGATCTGAAAAGTGATGGGGCTGATACAGTGGCGCCTGTGTGTATGAGGAGGTGCATGGGAAGCAGAACTGGAGAGCACGTGCCTGCCCCAACGAtgtctgaatttaaaaatacactaaaaatacTGTTCGGCCAAACGAAACACATCTGCAGGCCACATGTGTAGTCCCAGCTTATGCCCCTTCCAAAAGGTATTGGTTCAATAAGTGAGGAAAGAATCTATaaggaaatcatttttaaatcctTAAAAAGCAAGGAGGGAGGCAGAACCTCCTTTTCGATCTCAATTTCACCCTCTTTCTTGAGGACAAGGtctctctctatttctctttctcctcagtGCCCGGCACCCAGTGGACTGTACAACTCAGTCAATCCATTCAACGTGGACAAAACACCTGCTCCAAACCAAGCTGGGTTCAATCAGACAGCGTCTTCCATCTTGGAGCTCAGTGTGGGGGAAAGAGCCATCGTCCAGCCATGATGGTCCTGTGATGGCCCTCCTAGCCACGGTATGTGGAAAGGGCTGTGGGAACCCTTCCCTCCCAACTTTCTCAGCAAGTAGAGAGAGGATTCAGCAGGTGAATATAAGAGATATGGCCCCAGAAAAGATGAGAGAACTGGACCTGGCCAAAAGGGACAGGAGGCTCAAGCATTGCCTGGCTGGTGACCCAAGGCAGGGCTGGCGGTCTGTATCTCGGGAAGAAGGGAACTGCCAAGGTCAGTCTAGGGGGATCTGGGAAGAGGAGACAGATGTGCAGGCACAGCAGCTCCTTGCCATCAACACTTCAGAGCTGAGCTGGCTCTAAATAAATGACACCCCTGCTCCATTTGGCTTTCATCTCCCTCTGGGGCACAGACTGTGACCATCTGATAAATGGGCTGTGATGTGGAGATGGAGCAGCCTTAGCACAGCTGGATCTAGACTTCAGGCCTCAGGCCAGGGCCCCTTcagattttctgtattttaagccAGGGAGGAGTCCTGGGAGGAAGCCTCAGGACTATTGCTTAGCAAGTCTTACCCATCCACTGAGGAGGCAGCCTCCTAGTCCTTCCTCCCAGACCTAATTTTTGAGAGCTAACTCTTGTTGGAAGGTTCTGGAAAAGAACCACAGATGAGGTCCAGGGATTCTACATCTGAATCCCCTGTCTGGTCCTTTTCCTAGCTCTAACAGAAGTGTCTAACCCTATGAACCAACTCTAGGGGCCTATGAACCACATAAAACCACCTACAAACTTTGTGAGGGTAGAAGAAAGACCAGAGCAAGAAATATTGGCCTTGGCAGATCAACAAGCTGGGATTCCAAACTTGGCTCCACTACTTCTAGCCATGTGATATTTAGGCAAGTCATtgtgcctctctgagcctcagtttcctcatctgtgaaatggggataattctCATCTTCTAAAATAGGGTCAATAGGACATGGCTAACAGATAGGAAGTGCTCAAGAATTGTTAGCATCCTTTTGACTTTCCTCTTTGGCTCATGCCTGTACTGTGGGTGGCTTGCAGGTTTATTTATAAAGGTCTTTGGGTTGCTCCGCAGGCTCATAGAGCCTAGGATAACACTATGCCTCCCTGTGTCTTTGGAGGAAAGGACCCAGCCTCCAGGTGTCATTTCTGAGGCCAGCGTGAGTGATCCTGAGAGGTCATGCCACGAAGAAGAAGTTAAGCAGGGGAGGAATCTCTGCTCCGTTTCAGCTGACTGCAGGGGTGTGGGAAGGGGGTGCCTGGAGCCCTGGTTTAATAAACCTGAGAGTTTGGAGGCCCACTGGAGGCCTGGGCCTCTAGGTCTTCAGACCTGCCCTCCTGGGAGGTCTCGCGAGAGGTCTCTAGAGATGCCTCTGACACCCCATCGATGCTGCTCAGCAAGTCCTCAAACTCCCGGTGGTCGCTGTTGCGCACGGCGGCTTCCAGAGCCTTCTGGCGCCGGTAGAAGTGGGAGAATTTGTtgaagatgatggtgatgggGAGCGCCACCACTAGGATGCCCCCCAGGATGCAGCCCGAGGCCGCCAGCTTGCCAGCCACCGTCACCGGCACCACATCTCCATAGCCCACGGTGGTCATGCTCACCGTGCCCCACCACCAGCAGGCCGGGATGGTGTCAAAGCCCACGTCCTCCTCCTTCTCAGCTGTGTAGGCCACGCCAGAGAACACGGATACCCCCACAGCCAGATACAACAGCAAGATGCCCACCTCACGGTAGCTGTGCTGGAAGAGAATACAGGAATCCAGGTGAGAGATGGCTTGGCTTACAGACCTTGTGTTGGGcaggtgtggaaactgaggctcagagagtcctAGGGGCAGGTCTGAAGTCACCCAGCAAAGCAGAACTGATGCCAATACCGAGGGTTCCCTGCTGCACACTAATATCTTTCAACTACAATAGCCAGCAGATCACCCTGGGATTGAACACAGGCCTGATTTCTGTTGTCCAGTGAGTGCCAGCTAAGCCATGGCTATTTCTTCTAGTTCAGGGGCCACTGGTGACACCAGCCAGTTAGGGAAAGCTCGTAATTTTTTCTACTGTTGCAGAACCAAGAGAACCACAGTTTATATTCCACAATGCAAAGAGGTGGGCTCATGTCCTTTGGTCTATCCTATTTctgataaagacaaaaatattttctgccacTCAAGGAAGCTGAGAGGATACATAGGTTCCCTGGACCACCTATTGAATGCACTTGCCTGTGGGTATGTATATTTGTTCTGTCCCTGAGGCCAAGCCCTATGGCATGGATTCTCTAGGGTGACTGTGCCCTCACAGGACATGCAGCAATGTCTGGAGTCATTTTGGGGGCAGgtgtgctactggcatctaggtAGAAGCATCTAGTACTGGCATCAgtggtagaggccagggatgctgctaaacaccctacaatgcacaggacagccccaccAACAAGGAATTATCTGGTCCTAAATGTCCACAGTGCCAGGGCTGAGAACCCCTAGTCTggaactgctgctactgctgctaagtcgcttcagtcgtgtctgactctgtgcgaccccatagatggcagtacaccaggctcccctgtccctgggactctccagataagaacactggagtgggttgccatttccctctccaatgcatgaaggtgaaaagtgaaagtgaagtcgctcagtcctgtccgactctgagcgaccccatggactgcagcctaccgggctcttccatccatgggatttttcaggcaagagtactggagtggggtgccatcaccttctccgggcTTCCCAACTATAAGGTGGAGAGAAATCATGtccagtgctgtgcttagttgctcagatgtgtctgactctagcccgccaggctcctctgtccatggggattctcttggcaaaaatactggagtgggttgccatgcccttctccaggggatcttcccaacccagggatcaaacccaggtctccagaattgcaggcggattctttaccatctgagccaccacagaagcccgtAAGGTGGAGAGAAATCAGGTGGGGGGGGGACCAATTCAGTATTTCTGGGGTTATTgcttagttgccaagttgtgtctgactcttttgcaaccctgtggactgtagcctgccaggctcctctgtccatggaatttcccaggcaagaatactcaagtgggttgtcatttccttcttcaggagatcttcccaacccagggatcaaacccaaatctcctgcattggcaggcagattctttattgctgagccataaCTCCAGGTCTGTGGCAGGGCCAGAGATTTTGCAAACTCCCTGGTAATAAGAAAGCAGCTGCTGGCCAGGGGCCTCATCAGGAGTCTTTCACCCGTGTCTTAGACTCTGCAGCTTTGGTCAATACTCTTCTCCTTCCTTGTAGAAAACATCAGCAGCATCAGGCCCTGGCTCCCTGCAGGGTGGAGGCAGGTTCTGGGGCGCTCAAGAGATGCCGAGTTCAGGACGTCTGGCAAATGAATTCCCTCTACCTGCCTCAGAATTCTGCCCAGCTGTCCTGCTTGCTTTTAGCATCCTAGCTGCCCTTCCATAAAAGCATGCAAAAGGTTTTCCTAAGCTATGAGTGGAAGGGACCTTTTAGCACCTTTTAGGGATTCTTAACAGGGTTGCATGGACCTTCAGGAGAAAGAGCCGAGGTGCTAGAGTCAGGACCAGCTGGATTCCTCTCTGGGCTGTCCCACTTACTCCCTGAGGAACTTCTGACAAGTCCTGCCacctcttggagcctcagtttccacatctgcgAAGTAGTCACAGAAATAGCTGTCCTGTTTAAAACTCTCACAGGGTCCCCTATTCCTATGGGATAAAATCCAAAGTTATgggccagggacttcccaggtggtccagtggcttagactccatgctcccagtgcagcgggcctgggttcaatccctggtcagagaactagatcccacatggcccAACTGAGAGTTctggtgtgccacaactaagacctggcacagccaaattaattaaaataaaatattttaaaaaaattgaaggccCTTCAGTACCCTGCTCCACTTACCTCTCCAACCTGCTCAGTGGGCATGTTCTTCCCTCCAGGtccccctcccagcatcaccctTATTCCCCTCCAGACCTTCATCCAAGCTGTTCACATTTCCTCCCTCCTCCAAACAGGTCAATTTCACCCCCTTGAGGGTAAGCTTGCCAGGGCAGCGATtcacccccagcccagggcctgacACAGGGCGGCTGCTCAATAAGTTGCAACCAGGCTTTAAAAAGCCAACCCTCAGACCTCAACTTCTTCATCTACTGGAAGGGAATAAATAATATCACCTTCCTGAGGATAAAATCGAGAATGGATATGAAACTGGCACAGAGGCAGCATTCAGTTAAGTGTTAGCTCTGGACCCATTGCTAGACTTAGCCTAGGTAGGGTGACCTATGATACCCGTGTTCTCTGATAACGCCAGCACAAAGGCTCATCTGGAGATGCTAGCCAGCACCCTGCTTTGAGTATTTTTATGATGGTtgacttgcaaagagtcggacacgacttaagagactggaaaacaacaacaataatgtttTAACAGATAGCTCCAAAGTAATCTCTGTCttgtttttttgtatgtttttggtttggtttggttaaGCTCTGCCTCggttttccccttctcccctgGGAAATAGATACCAGAAAGACCTCCTGTTGAAATGCACACCTGGTATCCTGAGCCTGGACACTGCAGACCTGGAAGGGCCCCTGCTCACCCGCCGCGCGGTTACACCCACCTCCCCGAAACCCCCACCCCCTACCTTGAGCGTTGCGCCCAGCGAGCGCAGGCCGGTGGAGTGGCGTGCCAACTTGAGCACGCGGAAGATGCGCATGAGACGGAACACCTGCACCACCTTGCCCAGATCGCCCAGCTCCTCACCACCCGCTCCGCCCCGGTCTCGGAGCGCCACGCCAGCCAGCAGCGTGAGGTAAAAGGGCAGCACGGACACGATGTCGATGAGGTTGAGCGGGTGGCAGAAGAAGTTGCGCGTGCTGGGCGCTAGCAGCAGGCGCGACGACACCTCGAAGCTGAACCAGGCGATGCAGAAGTACTCGAGGCGCCGCAGCACCGGATCGTCCCGCACGCCCTCCGGGCTGCGGCCCGCGGCCACCGCTGCCACCGCGGCCGCCGCCTCGCGGGCCTGGTACTCGGGCAGGCTGTGGATGCACATGGCGGCGATGGAGGCGAGCACCACGCCGATGGAGACGCAGCTGAAGAGCTTGCTGGGCAGCGAGTAGCCCGGGTTCTCCATGGTGAGCCAGAGGCGGCGGCGAAGCCGACCGCAGCGTGCTGCCCCGTAGCGCGCCAGCTCGCGCTGCACGTCGGAGATCTCGTCGGGGCACGGGTCCACGCTGCTCGGCGTGTCGCTGTCCTCGTCCCAGGCTCGCGGCCGCGTCACCCGCCGCTCCAGGTAGCGCGCGCGGCAGCACGTGGCCAGCGCACTCTCGCCCAGGCCCCAGTAGTCGGCTTCCTGGCCGAAGGCGAAGACGCACAGCTCATCGAGCACATGCAGGTGGCCAGTGCGGTAGAAGTGCAGCAGGCCCAGGAAGAAGCCCGGGTGCCGATCGAAATAGAACTCGCGCGCCGCCGCATCGTAGTCGTCGCACAGGCGCCGCGCCTGCTCCTCTGACGCTGCGGCCTGCAGGCGGCCCAGCCGCGTGCCTGGGAAGCGTGCCAGGGCGCGCGCGCTCAGCCGCCGCCGCACGCCACCCACGTTCACGCGCAGCGCCTCGTCGCTTCGCCTCCACGGGACCCTGGCGCTGGGCCCCGGGGACTCGCTCACCATGGCTGCGGCGCCCTGGCCTGTGGACAGAGAGGGTCACTCTGAAGGGGGCGTCCATGGACTTTCCTTCCCCAAAGTGaggtcgctcattcatgtctgactctttgcgaccccatgtactgtagcccgccaggctcctctatccatgggattttccaggcaagggtactggagtgggttgccatttccttatccaggggatcttcccgacccagggatcgaactcaggtctcccgcattgcaggcagacgctttaccatctgagccatctgggaagccctaatgccTAGCCCTAGTGCCTAGCCCCTTCCCCAAAGAACAGGTCTAAATTCCCTCCCTGCGCCATGCACCAGCCAAGCGTGTTGGAAGTTCCATGTGAAGCATCTGGTATGTCATAGGCGCACAGTGAGTGTCAAGCACTCTCTGGACTCAAGCGGCAGGCTTGGGTTTGAATCTCTCTCACTCCCCGACTGGGGGGGTTTTGGCCAAATCACCGAGTCCGCCTCCTTCATTTACATAAAGGAAACGCTGAACTGTACCTTTGATGATGAGAACTATTGGGCAGGATGTCCTGGCACCTGGTGGCTGCCCATACAGTATGTCTCCTTGCCCAAACTTGGATTTTCACATACCAGAGGTTTCCTACGGGATCTTGGACAAGCCGGtactttgaacctcagtttcctcttttacaCAGTGGGATAGTTAATGCTTACTATCTAGGGTTATTGGGAGAGCCAGTTTAGACCAGAAGTTCTTAAGGTGCGTTCCCTGAACTAGCAGCATCACCATCACCTGGGGATTTGTCAAAGATGCAGCATATTCTTAGTCTGCTGGGGACTTGCTGAATCACAGACTCAGGGGAGGGGATTCAGCAGTGTGTGTTTCAACAAGTTTGGagggtgattctgatgcacgGTCAGAATTGTGAGTCATTGGCTTAGACTTTTTAAAACATCTGTAGAGTCTGTCagagggcttccgtggtggctcagcagtaaagaatccacctgctaatgcaggagacatgggtttgattcctgggtcaggaagatgccctggaggagggcatggcaacccactccagtatattgcctggaaaatcccatggacaggggagcctggcaggctatagtcgatagggttgcaaagtgtcagataggacttagtgactaaacaacaaccgtAAGAGTCAGTCAAACAGAATTTTGGCACTTTTGTGTGACCATAAACAAGTCATGTCACCTTTCAGAGCTGCTGTCAACCATCGCCAAGGGTGGTTAAAAATAGTAAATGACCTAATGTCTTTAGCAGGCCTGGCTCCAGAAGGGGTGTAGTAAGTCATTCACCTgttttactgtctcccagagttagGCAAACCTGGGCTTATCAGCCCCCAATGCAGCTGGAGCCTTGAAGAAGATGCTTTTCTCCAGATTTCTATTTCTGGCACGATGCACAATTCACAATGCAGACAATAGCCCCTGCTCCCGAAGGCTGGAGGATTAAGGTGGGTTATGGACACTCAGGAAATGTTAGATGCTTCCACTGCTCACTGTCTCCGAGCTCTGCTGGATTCAAGGGCTAGTGACTCACCTCCTGACCCTCAGTAATCTCATCTGGGCTGTGGGTTCAGTAATGCCTGCTTCTCAGGGTGGACCGGGGACTGAGTGTGTATCCAGCCGCTGGCCCAGTGCCTGACAGGAAGCACGCAGGGTACCTTTCACTCACTCTGAGCCTAGTGTTGAGGTAAGTGGGGATTTCGTCCTTACCTCTGTCACTTGTGTGACCTCTGGCCAGTCTCCTCCAGCTCTGGGTTTTAGCTCCCTTATCTACAGAATGGAGATAATACATTCCGGTGAAGAGTTATTGTGAGTATGT is a genomic window of Bos mutus isolate GX-2022 chromosome 13, NWIPB_WYAK_1.1, whole genome shotgun sequence containing:
- the KCNS1 gene encoding delayed-rectifier potassium channel regulatory subunit KCNS1 — protein: MVMLLVQGTHLKNFWSKLALPITLDSQGAAAMVSESPGPSARVPWRRSDEALRVNVGGVRRRLSARALARFPGTRLGRLQAAASEEQARRLCDDYDAAAREFYFDRHPGFFLGLLHFYRTGHLHVLDELCVFAFGQEADYWGLGESALATCCRARYLERRVTRPRAWDEDSDTPSSVDPCPDEISDVQRELARYGAARCGRLRRRLWLTMENPGYSLPSKLFSCVSIGVVLASIAAMCIHSLPEYQAREAAAAVAAVAAGRSPEGVRDDPVLRRLEYFCIAWFSFEVSSRLLLAPSTRNFFCHPLNLIDIVSVLPFYLTLLAGVALRDRGGAGGEELGDLGKVVQVFRLMRIFRVLKLARHSTGLRSLGATLKHSYREVGILLLYLAVGVSVFSGVAYTAEKEEDVGFDTIPACWWWGTVSMTTVGYGDVVPVTVAGKLAASGCILGGILVVALPITIIFNKFSHFYRRQKALEAAVRNSDHREFEDLLSSIDGVSEASLETSRETSQEGRSEDLEAQASSGPPNSQVY